The DNA sequence CAGGGCCAGTAGCCGGGCACCATCGACGAAGGGCGTCAGGCCCTGCACCTTGAGGTCGAGGGTGGCGGCCTTGTCGTTACCCTGGCGGGTCAGCACGAACTCGCGCAGGCGGCCAACCGGCGGGCGCTGGCGCAGCGCGTTATCAGCCATCATGCGCTGGAACAGGCGGTTGTCGGCCACTTGCTCGAGCAGGCCCTGGCGCAGTTGCTCGCAACCCTGCTCGTCGCCCCACACCACCCGCAGGTCGAAGTAGATGGTCGAGCCCAGCAGGTTTTCCGGGCTGGCTTCGCGGACGAAACCGGCAAAGCGCCGAGCCCATTCGCTGCGCGACAGGCAGAGCTCGGGGTTGCCGGCCATGACGTTGCCCTTGCACAGGGTGAAGCCGCATTGGGCCAGGCATTGATTGATGTACTGCGCCAGCGGCAGCAGGCGGGTGCGGATGGCGTCGGCTTCGGCGCTGTCGGCTGCTTCGAAGAGGATGCCGTTGTCCTGGTCGGTATGCAGGGTTTGCTCGCGACGTCCTTCGCTGCCAAAGCACAGCCAGCTGAATGGCACGCCGGGGTCGCCGCGCTCGGCCAGCGCCAGCTCGATTACCCGGCACACGGTGTGGTCGTTGAGCAGGGTGATGATCTGGGTTATCTGCGTGGATGACGCGCCATGCGCCAGCATGCGTTCGACCAGCTGGCTGATTTCGCCGCGCAGCGAGACCAGGGTCTCCAGCCGTGGCGCATGGCGGATGGTGCGCGCCAGGTGTACCAGGTCGACTCGCTGCAGGGAAAACAGGTCGCGTTCCGAAACCACCCCGCACAGGCGGCGGTTTTCCACCAGGCATACGTGGGCAATGTGCCGCTCGGTCATCGCCATGGCCGCGTCGAAGGCGCTGGCCTGGGGGCTGAGGTAGAACGGCTGGGCGGTCATGTGTCGTTCGATCGGCGCGCCCAGCTCGGTATCGGCGGCGGCCACCACCTGGCGCAAGTCACGCAGGGTGAAGATGCCGGTCGGGTAGCGCTGTGCATCGACCACCACGATGCTGCCGACCTGCTGCTCGTGCATCAGCCTCACGGCATCGCGCAGCGGGGTGTCGGCGCTGCACACCACCGGGTGGCGCATGGCCAGTTCACCCAGGGGTGTGTTCAATGAATACTGGGTGCCGAGGGTTTCCACCGCACGCTGGCGCACCTGCTGGTTGACCTGGTCGAGCAGGCTGCTGACGCCGCGCAGGGCAAAATCGCGAAACACTTCCGACATCGAGAACACGCGGATGAACGCTGCCTTGTTCAGTTGCAGGCAGAAGGTGTCCTCACCGGCCAGGTGCTCCGTACGGGTCGCCCGCTCGCCGAGCAATGCCGCCAGCGGGAAGCATTCGCCGCTGGTGATCTCGAATGTGGTCTCGACGCCAGGCTTGACCAGGTGCTGGCGCTCGCCAACCACGCGGCCCTGCTTGACGATGTAGAAGTGCTCCACCGGCCCGTCGGCTGGTTTGACGATGCTTTCGCCGCTGGCATAGAAGCGCAGCTGGCACTGTTCGACCAGGTAGGCCAGGTGGCTGTGTTCCATCTGGTTGAACGGCGGAAAGCGCTGCAGGAACTGCAGGGTGCCCTGGATGTTCTGCAGCACTGCTGTCCTGCCCGCCTGGCTGTAGGCGTCCTTTTTGCTCATGAAACTGACCGTATCGCTATGCCGATCTATATATATCTATATATAGGTGCCGGCCATGTTGTTCTCTGCCTCCA is a window from the Pseudomonas anuradhapurensis genome containing:
- a CDS encoding DUF294 nucleotidyltransferase-like domain-containing protein, with the translated sequence MSKKDAYSQAGRTAVLQNIQGTLQFLQRFPPFNQMEHSHLAYLVEQCQLRFYASGESIVKPADGPVEHFYIVKQGRVVGERQHLVKPGVETTFEITSGECFPLAALLGERATRTEHLAGEDTFCLQLNKAAFIRVFSMSEVFRDFALRGVSSLLDQVNQQVRQRAVETLGTQYSLNTPLGELAMRHPVVCSADTPLRDAVRLMHEQQVGSIVVVDAQRYPTGIFTLRDLRQVVAAADTELGAPIERHMTAQPFYLSPQASAFDAAMAMTERHIAHVCLVENRRLCGVVSERDLFSLQRVDLVHLARTIRHAPRLETLVSLRGEISQLVERMLAHGASSTQITQIITLLNDHTVCRVIELALAERGDPGVPFSWLCFGSEGRREQTLHTDQDNGILFEAADSAEADAIRTRLLPLAQYINQCLAQCGFTLCKGNVMAGNPELCLSRSEWARRFAGFVREASPENLLGSTIYFDLRVVWGDEQGCEQLRQGLLEQVADNRLFQRMMADNALRQRPPVGRLREFVLTRQGNDKAATLDLKVQGLTPFVDGARLLALANGIAACNTLERLRQLVAKGIIEAQDGAAYEEAYHFIQQTRMQQHQRQTRDNLPYSNRLDPDSLNHLDRRILRESLRQAQRLQSSLALRYQL